One Thermicanus aegyptius DSM 12793 DNA segment encodes these proteins:
- a CDS encoding Flp pilus assembly complex ATPase component TadA, with amino-acid sequence MAQVLNGLLTVLLLALAGALLYFRMSERKPKKPPAEERMYTIEAMTEYVKQALHHLTTSNLYDLGLSEEELRRRKNKRAELKKALRGCTSGDIRDKAYVKQFVFDLLLQTYKLDESNINRIIPFDDPYELSPQDQFEILLYQYKKRYGPDALGELIRKYDLDRPKRLIEDGKTESYRITAEEIHEIYKKEARRLRFEDKLHIVVQRIYQNYKGFGVVDEIRDMRIDGVSGGVSGLPPAIWEGEWEFGADSLLREVPKSHDSVWIFYKGKSIHLAFLSFGSERELKRVCQNIYKFNYPGQLSEANGYKVNEMADGSRVVVLRPRFSESWAFFVRKFDVQNATLEQLIRDKNSELPIGLIPFLVKGARITAITGAQGSGKTTLLMAMVRYIPATFTIRVQEMTFELHLRKIYRDRNILSLRETETISGQEGLDIQKKTDGTVNILGEVATDPVAAWMIQMSQVASLFTLFTHHAKTFRDLVFSLRNSLLKTGVFHNEKVAEQQVISVLHFDIHLKKDYNGHRYIERITECVPLDQDVPYPADYRNARTLEQKLERFMDTAAEYFRRSTDRALYEARNVIEYRDGRYVAVHPISERTVREMLEQMSETDRQAFRSFLAAHWGVKAEDGA; translated from the coding sequence ATGGCGCAGGTGCTGAACGGACTCCTAACGGTTCTGTTGCTTGCCCTTGCCGGCGCGTTGCTCTATTTCCGCATGAGCGAACGCAAACCGAAGAAACCGCCGGCGGAAGAGAGGATGTACACGATCGAAGCGATGACCGAGTACGTGAAACAGGCGCTGCATCACCTAACGACCAGCAACCTGTACGATCTCGGCCTGTCCGAAGAAGAACTGCGCCGCCGCAAAAACAAGCGGGCGGAACTGAAAAAGGCGCTTCGCGGATGCACCTCCGGCGATATACGGGACAAGGCGTACGTCAAACAGTTTGTGTTCGATCTGCTCCTGCAGACGTACAAGCTGGACGAATCCAACATCAACCGAATCATCCCGTTTGACGATCCGTACGAACTTTCGCCGCAGGACCAGTTCGAGATTTTACTGTACCAGTACAAAAAACGGTACGGGCCCGACGCGCTCGGCGAACTGATCCGCAAGTACGATCTGGACCGGCCGAAACGCCTGATCGAGGACGGGAAAACGGAATCGTACCGGATTACGGCGGAGGAAATTCACGAGATTTATAAAAAGGAAGCGCGACGCCTGCGGTTTGAGGACAAGCTGCACATTGTCGTTCAGCGGATCTACCAAAACTACAAGGGATTCGGCGTCGTGGACGAAATCCGGGACATGCGGATCGACGGCGTATCGGGCGGCGTTTCCGGTCTCCCTCCGGCCATCTGGGAAGGGGAATGGGAATTCGGGGCGGATTCGCTGCTCAGGGAAGTGCCGAAATCCCATGACAGCGTCTGGATTTTTTACAAAGGCAAGTCGATCCATCTCGCTTTCCTCTCGTTCGGGTCGGAGCGGGAATTAAAGCGGGTGTGCCAAAACATTTACAAGTTCAATTATCCCGGCCAGTTGTCCGAAGCCAACGGCTACAAAGTCAACGAAATGGCGGACGGCTCCCGCGTGGTGGTTCTGCGCCCCCGGTTCTCCGAATCGTGGGCGTTTTTTGTGCGCAAATTCGACGTGCAAAATGCGACTCTGGAGCAACTTATTCGGGACAAAAACTCCGAACTTCCCATCGGGCTCATTCCGTTTCTCGTCAAAGGCGCGCGGATTACGGCGATTACCGGCGCGCAGGGCAGCGGGAAAACGACGCTTCTCATGGCGATGGTGCGGTATATTCCCGCAACTTTCACGATCCGGGTGCAGGAAATGACCTTTGAACTGCATCTGCGGAAAATCTACAGGGACCGCAACATTTTGAGCTTGCGGGAAACGGAAACGATCTCCGGCCAGGAGGGCCTCGACATTCAGAAGAAGACCGACGGAACCGTCAACATTCTCGGCGAGGTGGCCACCGATCCGGTGGCGGCGTGGATGATTCAAATGTCGCAGGTCGCATCGCTCTTCACGCTGTTTACGCACCACGCGAAAACGTTCCGGGATCTGGTGTTCTCGCTCCGCAATTCCCTGCTCAAAACCGGCGTGTTCCACAACGAGAAGGTGGCGGAGCAGCAGGTGATCAGCGTCCTTCATTTCGACATCCATCTGAAAAAAGATTATAACGGTCACCGTTACATTGAACGCATCACGGAATGCGTTCCGTTGGATCAGGACGTGCCGTACCCCGCCGATTACCGGAACGCCCGGACGCTGGAGCAAAAACTGGAGCGGTTCATGGACACGGCCGCCGAGTATTTCCGCCGCAGCACGGACCGGGCGCTGTACGAAGCGCGGAACGTGATCGAGTACCGGGACGGCCGCTATGTGGCGGTTCATCCGATTTCCGAACGGACGGTGCGGGAAATGCTCGAGCAGATGTCCGAGACCGACCGCCAGGCGTTCCGGTCGTTTCTGGCCGCCCATTGGGGGGTGAAGGCGGAAGATGGAGCTTAA